In Caproiciproducens sp. NJN-50, the following are encoded in one genomic region:
- the mltG gene encoding endolytic transglycosylase MltG: MNDDEHLAERMHKEKVENFRLRMNEGGEEELPEEEIYSGGSARQPDSDSVINSYSDVREGENEQPSAQQRAAELHRLRNREKGGKNRHFFRLVWFIMVLFVSLLLARYLVAGVNDMLAIGRESLDVTVDIPQKATPHQVAQALYQDGVIRDEDFFLLYAALTKAPEQFSGGSFQVRTDMDYEALITSIQSNANRVDTIKLTFREGMNALEVAELLRQNGVCSEKDAEAVFNSDSLNENFDMLQQITNASDRYYQLEGYLFPDTYEFFKNENPEQAITKLVSNCNRKLTKQIREKASDEGMTLDQMLTLASMIQAEAADKDDMYKVSSVFHNRLKSQKSELMHLDSDPTTYYPYRKKSLVPENIRGTYQSKYDTYTIEGLPPGPICNPGMDAIDAALNPSSTGYYYFCHDADGKAYYAKTASQHQANLKKAGLR; this comes from the coding sequence ATGAACGATGATGAGCATCTGGCCGAGCGCATGCACAAAGAAAAAGTCGAAAATTTTCGCCTCCGGATGAACGAAGGCGGAGAGGAGGAATTGCCTGAGGAGGAGATATACAGCGGAGGTTCCGCAAGGCAGCCTGATTCCGACTCCGTAATCAACAGCTACAGCGATGTCAGAGAAGGCGAAAACGAGCAGCCCTCTGCCCAGCAGAGGGCCGCGGAACTTCATCGGCTGCGGAACCGTGAAAAGGGCGGCAAAAACAGGCACTTTTTCCGGCTTGTATGGTTTATCATGGTTCTGTTTGTCTCTCTCCTTCTTGCGCGTTATCTGGTTGCGGGCGTCAACGATATGCTGGCGATCGGAAGGGAGAGCCTTGACGTGACGGTCGATATTCCGCAGAAAGCGACACCGCATCAGGTTGCGCAGGCGCTTTATCAGGACGGGGTGATCCGCGACGAGGATTTTTTCCTGCTCTATGCCGCGCTGACGAAAGCCCCGGAGCAGTTCAGCGGCGGCAGTTTTCAGGTGCGGACCGATATGGATTATGAAGCCCTGATCACTTCGATTCAGTCCAATGCCAATCGGGTGGATACCATAAAGCTGACGTTCCGCGAGGGCATGAACGCGCTGGAGGTAGCCGAACTGCTGCGGCAGAACGGAGTGTGTTCTGAAAAGGATGCGGAGGCGGTCTTCAACAGCGACAGCCTCAATGAGAATTTCGATATGCTTCAGCAGATCACGAATGCGTCGGACCGCTATTATCAGCTTGAGGGATATCTGTTCCCGGATACTTATGAGTTTTTTAAAAATGAGAATCCGGAGCAGGCAATCACGAAGCTGGTCAGCAACTGCAACCGCAAATTGACGAAACAGATTCGGGAGAAGGCCTCGGACGAAGGCATGACGCTGGATCAGATGCTGACGCTCGCCTCCATGATCCAGGCGGAAGCCGCCGACAAGGACGATATGTACAAGGTTTCCAGCGTGTTTCACAACCGCCTGAAGAGCCAAAAGTCCGAACTGATGCATCTGGATTCCGACCCGACGACGTATTATCCTTACCGCAAGAAATCCCTGGTTCCTGAAAATATCCGCGGCACCTATCAAAGCAAATACGACACCTATACCATCGAGGGCCTTCCGCCCGGACCGATCTGCAATCCGGGAATGGACGCGATTGACGCCGCGCTGAATCCGTCTTCCACCGGCTACTATTATTTTTGTCACGATGCGGACGGAAAAGCCTATTATGCCAAGACGGCGAGTCAGCATCAGGCGAACCTGAAGAAAGCGGGCCTGCGATGA
- a CDS encoding DUF2156 domain-containing protein, with protein sequence MINFDFPELADREWLSPELSASGKLGSEWAFGTLFIWKNTYYSKVCRVQDGTLFCFSGPLHTYNMPLCEKDRFADLMEMMIADAAERGHPFQLWGATREQTEELERLFPGRFRFEMDRNGSDYIYRSEDLIRLSGRKFHGKRNHIAQFDRKYSWSYEDLTRENREDCRSVAKQWCEAHGGCRDKNGFASEPCAISRALNYFDELHLTGGLIRVEGKPAAFTIGEEINPKIYLLHFEKALDGYDGLYAVINHEYAARHLEGYELINREEDMGIEGLRKAKLSYHPVILLDRYRVTLADENGDAEK encoded by the coding sequence ATGATCAATTTTGACTTTCCTGAACTGGCGGACAGGGAATGGCTTTCCCCGGAGCTTTCCGCCAGCGGGAAATTGGGCAGCGAATGGGCCTTTGGCACGCTGTTTATCTGGAAGAATACTTACTATTCTAAAGTCTGCCGTGTTCAGGACGGTACGCTGTTCTGTTTCAGCGGCCCGCTGCACACCTACAATATGCCCCTGTGTGAGAAGGACCGGTTTGCGGATCTGATGGAAATGATGATCGCCGACGCGGCCGAAAGAGGACATCCCTTTCAGCTTTGGGGGGCAACCCGGGAGCAAACAGAAGAACTGGAACGGCTGTTTCCCGGCCGGTTCCGGTTTGAAATGGATCGGAACGGTTCCGACTATATTTATCGATCGGAGGATCTGATCCGCTTGTCTGGGAGAAAATTCCATGGCAAACGGAATCACATCGCCCAGTTTGACCGAAAATACAGTTGGAGCTACGAGGACCTTACCCGTGAAAACAGGGAGGACTGCCGTTCTGTGGCAAAACAGTGGTGCGAGGCGCATGGCGGCTGCCGTGATAAAAACGGGTTCGCAAGCGAACCTTGCGCGATCAGCCGTGCGTTGAACTACTTTGACGAGCTTCACCTTACCGGCGGTCTAATTCGGGTGGAGGGAAAACCTGCCGCCTTTACGATCGGGGAAGAAATCAATCCGAAGATTTACCTTCTTCACTTCGAAAAAGCGCTGGACGGATATGACGGCCTTTACGCCGTCATCAACCATGAGTATGCCGCGAGGCACCTGGAAGGCTATGAACTGATTAACCGGGAAGAGGACATGGGAATTGAAGGCTTGAGAAAAGCGAAGCTTTCCTATCATCCGGTGATTCTGCTGGACAGATATCGGGTGACTCTTGCGGATGAAAACGGGGATGCGGAAAAATGA
- a CDS encoding 5-formyltetrahydrofolate cyclo-ligase, protein MKNIKEVKKNLRAQYRQYRERMNPVKKSQHDAAILSRFLSLREYENARTVFTYVSKPIEVDTTGLIRSVIDSGRKVAVPLCFPETCGMKFYEIHSLEELTAGAYGVMEPVPENSGPAVEPSGNSICIVPGFSFDSQGYRLGYGKGYYDRFLSEFKGMTVGLCYAGCVKLDLPHGYYDRPVDILITEKYVRRMAEKRI, encoded by the coding sequence GTGAAGAATATTAAAGAAGTAAAGAAAAATCTGCGCGCGCAGTACAGGCAATACCGGGAGCGGATGAATCCGGTAAAAAAGTCACAGCATGATGCGGCCATTCTCAGCCGGTTCCTTTCTCTCAGGGAATATGAGAATGCGCGGACAGTTTTTACTTATGTCAGCAAGCCGATCGAAGTTGATACCACCGGGCTGATCCGTTCCGTCATCGATTCCGGAAGGAAGGTCGCGGTCCCGCTCTGTTTCCCCGAAACATGCGGAATGAAATTTTATGAGATCCATTCTTTGGAGGAACTGACCGCCGGAGCCTATGGAGTCATGGAGCCTGTGCCGGAAAACAGCGGGCCGGCGGTGGAACCCTCCGGGAACAGCATCTGCATTGTTCCCGGTTTCAGTTTCGATTCCCAGGGGTACCGCCTTGGGTACGGCAAAGGATATTACGACCGGTTTCTGTCGGAATTTAAAGGGATGACCGTCGGCCTTTGCTATGCCGGCTGCGTGAAGCTGGACCTTCCGCACGGATATTACGACAGACCGGTCGACATTCTCATAACAGAAAAATACGTTCGAAGGATGGCAGAAAAAAGGATCTGA
- a CDS encoding peptidase U32 family protein, whose product MTAQKTGSPELLAPAGDRERLEAAVRFGADAVYLAGKEFGMRTASPNFGEDELASAVLYAHGAGVKVYLTCNAIAHNDELKRLPDFFRMAVEAGVDALILTDLGVLRLARRCAPDLPVHISTQAGVVNREAANAFYELGAKRIVLARELSLPEIAEIRANTPKNLELEAFVHGSMCVSFSGRCLLSSYLTGRDANRGDCAQPCRWKYALTEEKRPGQYFPISEDGDGTYLLNSRDMNMLEHLPELSDAGVGSFKIEGRAKSAYYAAVVTNAYRHAIDFFEQHSGDQLPAWIPQELEKVSHRAYSTGFYLGGEPGQVLENGGYVRSYEEIAVCTGRTGTRAVLSQRNRFFRGDEADVLEPGAEPYSLRMDRIFDETGEPLETVNHAAMTVLLETVREIPPGSIFRRKINHD is encoded by the coding sequence ATGACCGCGCAAAAAACAGGAAGCCCGGAGCTTCTGGCTCCCGCGGGGGACAGGGAGCGGCTGGAAGCGGCGGTGAGGTTCGGCGCCGACGCGGTCTACCTGGCCGGCAAAGAATTCGGCATGCGGACCGCCTCTCCGAACTTCGGAGAGGACGAACTCGCATCGGCCGTCCTCTATGCTCACGGCGCGGGCGTGAAGGTATATCTGACCTGCAATGCCATCGCTCACAATGACGAACTGAAGCGTTTGCCGGATTTTTTCCGGATGGCCGTCGAAGCGGGAGTGGATGCGCTGATTCTGACGGACCTCGGCGTCCTTCGCCTGGCCCGGCGCTGTGCGCCGGACCTGCCGGTGCATATTTCCACGCAGGCGGGAGTTGTCAACCGTGAAGCCGCGAATGCGTTCTATGAGCTGGGCGCAAAACGGATTGTTCTGGCCCGCGAGCTCAGCCTTCCGGAAATTGCGGAAATCAGGGCAAATACTCCAAAGAACCTGGAACTGGAGGCTTTTGTGCACGGCTCCATGTGCGTCTCTTTCTCGGGGAGGTGTCTGCTTTCCAGCTACCTGACCGGCCGCGACGCCAACCGGGGCGACTGCGCGCAGCCATGCCGATGGAAGTATGCCCTCACGGAGGAGAAACGGCCAGGCCAGTATTTCCCGATTTCGGAGGACGGGGACGGAACCTATCTCCTCAACTCCAGAGATATGAATATGCTGGAGCATCTTCCGGAACTGTCCGATGCCGGCGTCGGCTCGTTCAAAATCGAGGGGCGCGCCAAATCGGCCTATTATGCGGCTGTCGTTACAAATGCCTACCGGCACGCGATCGATTTCTTTGAGCAACATTCCGGAGACCAGCTGCCCGCGTGGATCCCGCAGGAATTGGAAAAGGTCAGCCACCGCGCCTACAGCACCGGCTTCTATTTGGGCGGCGAGCCCGGGCAGGTTCTGGAAAACGGGGGATATGTGCGCAGCTATGAGGAGATCGCGGTCTGCACGGGCCGCACCGGGACCCGTGCCGTCCTTTCCCAGCGAAACCGCTTTTTTCGCGGCGACGAGGCCGACGTGCTGGAACCCGGCGCGGAACCGTATTCTCTCAGGATGGACCGCATTTTCGACGAGACCGGCGAGCCGCTTGAGACCGTGAACCACGCCGCGATGACGGTCCTGCTCGAAACGGTCCGGGAAATTCCGCCCGGATCGATCTTCCGCAGAAAAATAAATCATGATTAA
- a CDS encoding peptidoglycan D,D-transpeptidase FtsI family protein — MGKRTIAFFSVLMLGMFLTVLMVYRISNGTELAQTAERQSDYKLTVAATRGTIYDCNLSALTGTEQKYVAAVVPGIETTAALGRILPAARMESLYDTLSAGRPFTLQLPSKTKQEGIDVFTVQERYSNSGMAVHILGYLDGSGKGAAGIEKAYDSLLGGNKGRITVTYKVDALNRVLAGEEKQVSDTTALGKSGVSLTLDKYVQTVAEQAADRYLTKGAIVIMEVPTGEIRAMASRPSYDQNDVASVLKEKDSPLLNRAVSAYSVGSVFKLAAAAAALEYGISPDYTYTCTGGINVDGGIFHCYNSESHGAENMKKAIANSCNTYFVSLMQQVPQQNFLNMAHSLGFGQSFQLAPGLSSDTGVLPTLKSLSIPRALANFSFGQGELTATPLQVAAMTNAIASGGLFVSPNLYDGTVDEKLEYTDRAQRQQGTRVMSENTARLLREFMQASIEGGTSKEGKPDKGGAGAKTATAQTGKYVDGTELVESWFTGFFPYDDPRYVVTIFEEGGDGGGRTCGPAFKEIADELYQVIG, encoded by the coding sequence ATGGGAAAGCGCACCATTGCATTTTTCTCCGTTCTGATGCTGGGGATGTTTCTGACCGTTCTGATGGTCTATCGGATTTCGAACGGGACGGAGCTCGCGCAGACGGCGGAAAGGCAGTCCGATTACAAACTAACGGTGGCGGCCACGCGGGGGACGATCTATGACTGCAACCTTTCCGCCCTGACCGGGACAGAACAAAAATATGTCGCCGCCGTAGTTCCGGGAATTGAAACGACGGCGGCGCTCGGCCGCATTCTTCCGGCTGCCCGGATGGAAAGCCTTTATGATACGCTGAGCGCCGGACGGCCTTTTACACTGCAGCTTCCCTCGAAAACCAAGCAGGAGGGAATCGACGTTTTCACCGTGCAGGAACGGTATTCCAATTCCGGAATGGCGGTTCATATTTTGGGGTATCTGGATGGTTCGGGAAAAGGCGCCGCCGGAATTGAAAAAGCGTATGACTCTCTCCTTGGCGGCAACAAAGGGCGGATCACCGTGACCTATAAGGTCGATGCACTCAACCGTGTTCTGGCCGGTGAAGAGAAGCAGGTCAGCGATACGACCGCTCTTGGGAAAAGCGGGGTATCCCTGACATTGGACAAATACGTTCAGACAGTCGCGGAACAGGCCGCGGACCGATACCTGACCAAGGGCGCGATTGTGATCATGGAAGTCCCTACGGGCGAGATCCGCGCGATGGCCAGCCGGCCTTCCTACGATCAGAATGACGTCGCCTCCGTCCTGAAAGAGAAGGATTCTCCGCTGCTGAACCGCGCGGTGTCGGCTTACAGCGTCGGTTCCGTTTTCAAGCTCGCCGCGGCTGCGGCGGCCCTTGAATACGGGATTTCCCCCGATTACACCTACACCTGCACCGGGGGGATCAATGTGGACGGCGGGATTTTCCATTGCTATAATTCGGAAAGTCATGGAGCGGAAAATATGAAGAAGGCCATCGCAAATTCCTGCAACACGTATTTTGTAAGCCTAATGCAGCAGGTCCCGCAGCAAAATTTTCTCAATATGGCCCACTCTCTTGGATTCGGACAGTCGTTTCAGCTCGCGCCCGGCCTTTCCTCCGATACGGGAGTTCTGCCGACGCTGAAAAGCCTGAGCATTCCACGGGCGCTCGCAAATTTTTCATTCGGGCAGGGAGAACTGACCGCGACGCCGCTGCAAGTCGCCGCAATGACCAATGCGATCGCTTCCGGCGGCCTGTTTGTCTCACCGAACCTGTATGATGGAACCGTCGACGAAAAGCTGGAATACACCGATCGCGCTCAGCGCCAGCAGGGAACGAGGGTGATGTCGGAAAACACCGCCCGGCTTCTGAGAGAATTTATGCAGGCTTCCATCGAAGGGGGGACCAGCAAGGAGGGAAAGCCGGACAAAGGCGGAGCGGGAGCGAAAACCGCAACGGCGCAGACCGGAAAATATGTCGATGGAACAGAGCTGGTGGAATCCTGGTTCACGGGCTTTTTCCCGTACGATGATCCGCGGTACGTCGTCACCATTTTCGAGGAGGGCGGAGACGGCGGAGGCCGGACCTGCGGGCCGGCTTTCAAAGAAATTGCGGACGAACTGTATCAGGTCATCGGCTGA
- a CDS encoding DJ-1 family glyoxalase III, whose translation MIYLFLAQGFEETEAIVPLDLLRRAGAEVKTVGVGGKRITGSHGIEVAADLEDGEIDLQNMEMVILPGGMPGTRNLENSPMVRASVSYCARNGKKIAAICAAPSILGHMDLLSGHSAVCFPGYEKDLTGAEVKMDPVCVSGDLITARGAGVAVLFGLKLVEVLFGKQKSDEIKEKVQCV comes from the coding sequence ATGATTTATTTGTTCCTTGCACAAGGATTTGAAGAAACGGAAGCGATTGTTCCATTGGATCTGCTGCGCCGTGCCGGCGCCGAGGTAAAGACCGTCGGGGTCGGCGGTAAGAGGATCACCGGTTCTCATGGAATCGAAGTGGCCGCGGACTTGGAGGACGGGGAGATTGACCTGCAGAATATGGAAATGGTGATTCTTCCGGGCGGGATGCCCGGAACGCGTAATCTGGAAAATTCGCCGATGGTAAGAGCCAGTGTCAGCTACTGCGCCCGGAACGGAAAAAAGATCGCCGCCATCTGTGCGGCTCCATCCATCCTGGGGCATATGGATCTGCTCTCCGGCCACAGCGCCGTTTGCTTTCCAGGGTATGAAAAGGACTTGACCGGAGCCGAAGTGAAAATGGACCCCGTTTGCGTCAGCGGTGATTTGATCACTGCGCGCGGCGCGGGAGTCGCGGTTCTCTTCGGCTTGAAACTGGTGGAGGTGCTTTTCGGAAAACAGAAGTCGGACGAAATCAAAGAAAAGGTTCAGTGTGTGTGA
- a CDS encoding GNAT family N-acetyltransferase, with protein sequence MIGPAGWDMRSELIGLWQICFHEPRRYPNYFMNNCFRPEDCLVYRISGQIAAAVYLLPARIAPDGVQAHYIFAAGTLPSFRSRGFMASLLAYAALYGANRGDRYSVVLPASQPLYSFYERCGYFDYYKIRSVPVVRARLEQLASQLSPGRVLACSSELNRLRNSVLSRRKGSVLWSDERFHFTMGFGSTYGDELVCSGSEGRRSYAICRRTDGKACSVREAIAVPGGFPGLAAAILERFPAETYEFRLPPGGGLFSGEGAEERCGMLRPIGGTKLEEPVVSAPYLGLALD encoded by the coding sequence ATGATCGGACCGGCCGGATGGGATATGCGCTCGGAACTCATCGGACTCTGGCAAATCTGTTTTCATGAGCCCAGGCGGTATCCGAACTATTTTATGAATAACTGCTTCCGCCCGGAGGACTGTCTGGTCTACCGGATATCCGGGCAGATTGCCGCCGCGGTCTATCTGCTTCCCGCCCGCATTGCGCCGGACGGTGTGCAGGCGCACTATATTTTCGCGGCGGGAACCCTTCCATCCTTTCGCTCCCGCGGATTCATGGCCTCGCTTTTGGCTTACGCGGCTTTGTACGGTGCAAATCGGGGCGACAGATATTCCGTTGTCCTTCCGGCCAGCCAGCCGCTTTATTCATTTTATGAACGTTGCGGGTATTTTGACTATTATAAAATCCGGTCCGTACCCGTCGTGCGGGCCCGCTTGGAGCAGCTGGCTTCCCAGCTTTCCCCCGGCAGAGTCCTTGCGTGTTCTTCCGAGCTGAACAGGCTCCGCAATTCGGTCCTTTCACGGCGAAAGGGATCCGTTCTGTGGAGCGACGAGCGGTTCCATTTCACAATGGGGTTCGGTTCGACTTATGGAGACGAACTGGTCTGTTCCGGATCGGAAGGGCGCCGATCTTACGCGATTTGCAGAAGGACCGATGGAAAAGCCTGCTCCGTGCGGGAAGCAATCGCTGTACCGGGCGGTTTTCCAGGACTTGCCGCGGCGATTTTAGAACGTTTTCCGGCCGAGACTTATGAATTTCGTCTTCCGCCGGGCGGCGGGCTCTTTTCAGGGGAAGGGGCGGAGGAACGCTGCGGAATGCTTCGGCCCATCGGCGGAACCAAGTTGGAAGAACCCGTCGTTTCGGCCCCTTATCTGGGGCTTGCACTGGATTGA